Proteins encoded within one genomic window of Couchioplanes caeruleus:
- a CDS encoding OB-fold-containig protein: MGGFFEAVLSFPTVVLTPLLVVVIGYWLVVIVGGADPDGDSGGEDSGFLGFLGLGGVPASVVLSLLIVFAWFVTLAGAELFGAIPAALILAAAVVVAWLVTRLSVVLIKRFLPAGTEPSRSDFVGLTCIVRTGRVTRTFGQAEVHAPDGSSAIVQVRQAGEDELRAGTVALLYDVDPDGEFFWIVPADIATS; this comes from the coding sequence ATGGGTGGGTTCTTCGAGGCTGTGCTCAGCTTCCCCACCGTCGTTCTCACTCCTCTTCTTGTCGTCGTCATCGGATACTGGCTCGTCGTCATCGTGGGTGGCGCCGATCCCGATGGTGACAGCGGTGGAGAGGACAGCGGCTTTCTCGGTTTTCTCGGGTTGGGCGGTGTGCCTGCTTCTGTTGTTCTCTCCCTTCTCATCGTCTTCGCCTGGTTCGTCACCCTGGCCGGTGCGGAGCTGTTCGGCGCCATCCCCGCCGCGCTCATCCTGGCCGCTGCCGTCGTGGTCGCCTGGCTCGTGACGCGGCTTTCCGTCGTGCTCATCAAGCGTTTCCTGCCCGCCGGCACCGAGCCGTCGCGCTCCGATTTCGTCGGTCTGACCTGCATCGTCCGCACCGGGCGGGTGACGCGGACCTTCGGGCAGGCCGAGGTGCACGCTCCCGACGGGTCGTCCGCGATCGTGCAGGTGCGCCAGGCCGGCGAGGACGAGCTTCGGGCGGGCACCGTTGCCCTGCTCTACGACGTGGACCCCGACGGCGAATTCTTCTGGATCGTTCCCGCCGACATCGCCACCAGCTAA
- a CDS encoding LamG-like jellyroll fold domain-containing protein, translated as MRRVSGRIAVVTAVVFGLSVVAPVGAVRDPELPISWLWEWVGQRPSWAKPAPAVPQQKQGKGGRDGQVSAEVTDAERGAGRAPKPAGGTLEAYRPHVPGAERQVTEETPAGFDEATSERDAERSDARSDVFENEDGSLTEKTYGRPVNFKAEDGSWQPIDSDLEKRADGRLHVAANSLDASVAAAVTASKAPAAPAVPGATPAPETPAAKPAGAKLAELKLPTGESVGYWLEGSNAVVPVVDGSTATYAGILPETDLELQTFDAGIKETLILKSRSAASSWTFPLALNGLTPRVDKTGGIELRNAAGKAVAWLPKGFMQDSKVDPRSGAPAESTAVKYRIIDRNGTKALRVEADRAWLNDPARVYPVRVDPTATTGTTGDVFVDTDASTSQNGDNLPVGTYNGGTVKARSFIHLDEFDDDGFKGKRITKAQLKLFLSWTYSCTVDRAFDVRASTQKWAVADLTNGGWPGPTYSAPIGSLTVTDPGAACTNTGGDRSKGKWVTVPLNVATFDKWAKGEPNYGLALTASESDSNAWKRFTSANYLSGQYKPVLELTYSTNVAPQVDVRYPANNAVVPTLTPQLLVKGHDSDNWPAKGLTYTYTVTSADGKTTIATSPAVTSAWTVPAGKLNWNTTYLYTVKAYDTVSYSAATTSYAFTTAVPQPMVTSGLAQNGGKGFDASTGNYTTSATDAHVSTVGPSLAITRNYNSLDTRRDTAFGAGWSSILDTRATQVTDTAGVVQSVRVTYPTGEEVAFGRAGNGTYIPPSGRFATFAEIKSGTTLTGYTLTDKQATVYAFGRGAGNGVFKLTSITDANGRRLSVEYGADGNPATLTSASGRTLRVGWETPTEASAPHVAWVATDPATPGDWDTANTWSYRYDGDRLSTVCQPDDYTNCWKYGYTTTSQYRNTVLNLDPESYWPLGDTGGTAATSAVLANAGIDTARYNAVTLGQPGGLPGSTAPAASFNGTSSYVQLPSNLLAGGQYQSISMWFKTATPGGVLFSYNGDPMSKGTTTGDYTPALYIDKNGKLRSEFWTGSAAAALNSNTVVTDDKWHHVVLAGAGNSQTLYLDGVAKGSLAGTIYLATSASGANINIGAGYVGGGWPDHVNTGASPAKATFFQGSISDVAFFNQTLDANRAALLNKAGRDEQPVLDAVVRPSGGVTARVGYNKTTGRTDAVIDENGGNWKLDQPTVAGSSRVYAAAVLGARPQDYWRLGDSDVTDAVNEVAGGTATYSNVALNVAGPFADSTAAQFNGSSSYVELPAEDVPTTGPHSVEMWFKMPSGNTKGGVLFGYQSSAIDEPAGSEWIPALYVGTDGKLRGQFWDSTGVNPMVTPAAVNDGKWHHVALTATTNAQAIYLDGAVAAVKSATLGVTGANRAYLGAGRWAGGWPAHGTVDNGYFPGAIAEFAYYQSALTGAQVADHVATVKRTAPVAMTMISGVAQAIPMPVSQVTVTTPTGDKQVSSYDLVNGNRIVAQTDELGNTTRYGYDVGGYSSMVYDPNGVLTQTLQDARGNTKQSITCQDQSANKCSSVYFTYFPDATSTTLAPNPKNDLLLTTRDGRSASATDDTYLISNTYDDKGNLTAVTDPLERVTRTSYTDASTAAADGGTPPPGLPTKVVTPGGAVQTVTYYKSGDVAQVTEPNGKITKFAYDALGQVLTETEITTDNPDGVVTSHTYDRMGREVTQTDPPSTNRVTGAVHTAVAATRYDVDGNPVEVITSDATGGDAERVEKHAYNQYGQEVGYTTPGGATTTFTYDSSGRMVDQTGPDGQTTRSEYDAAGNLLRSILVGWKGDPSSPEPARDLVVARNSYDPAGRLATETDAMGWTTTHTYTDNGLEAEVSRTDGTQTFVLTSNRYDAAGNVIEESANNGVTTVTHEYDAAGRETSSVIDPSGAKRTTLTSYNSDDQIIGTTMKDGSGSVVAKMEALVDRAGRTLAQTTFLSDKPAPVGRWRFGNGSASPAADTGGNSPATAPGGVTHSDEHGGSAVFAGTNALQTAGPVIDTSRSFTVSAWIKLADKDRLYRVVSSSSEEQSPFDLSYDRDSDRWRFMVIGNDEANTGSGVEALSTTVPEAGRWTHLTGVYDAAAGVNRLYVDGRLEGSHGAKAFRGTGPMVIGAGMWNSYLGNYFNGSVSDVQVYQEALSASEAADLQAGALPTASAKISRTSYQYDQDDNVIAATDPNGNTSYVSYDEDGNPVKSTAPAAKAETASAGAAMANAVSWTGYNTFGEPTDSKDALGNWSVTYYDADGRSTLHRMPAYTAPGASAAVSPEIIRTYHPGGELATVTDPDGNVTSYEYDQLDRLTKTTTADGGVTTYAYDLTGDLLSVTDPTGAVSQATWDFLGRRLTSTDVVRQDATAATTTFTYGRGGWLADVTSATGVKTSTTYNDLGEPITVQDGARNATKVSYDGAGRAVKTTLPDNTYSTTTYDLGGQALSTASYSAAGELLRSEATEYDAAGNVVAAIDGRKTRTTFEYDATGMLVKERQPISGSDAIETSFGYDLEGNRTRFTDGRGNAFWTTYNSWGLAESQIEPATAAHPQAADRTFTFAYDKAGRVAKQLLPGGVSITNTYDLMGQLKKQSGTGAEAETADRTFEYDLGGRMTKFSGASGTNEIAYDDRDQPRSITGPSGNSEFRYNGDGALTSRTDAAGTTAYQYDAAGRLSKLVNTGKGVDQTYAYNSMSLVDEITYNAGNTRNFAYDDLHRLKADELKTAAGASVAKIEYGWNDNDDLTSKKTTNFGGKTITNTYDYDLADRLTSWNDGTTTTAYAYDKSGNRLQNGSKLFTYDARNRLLTGDGAMYNYTARGSLRSSGPQQTKADAFGQVITQGAVGGTEQTYRYDGLGRVIRDGFAYSGLDNDLAGDGTATWVRGISNEVIAENTAGATTQTWTDLHDDVVGQFTATGTELASSTVYDPLGKVIATTGSPGSLGYQSEWTDSTTSRVNMMARWYNTDTGQFDTRDTASNNPAPNSVNANRYQYGDANPLTVTDPTGHWGLPSFVKSAWNATTSTVSSAWNSTTSFVSSTYNRVSSYTSTAWNTTKSYVKKQVKKVKKKVQSFKRAVKRTWNKTVSKVKRGWNKAVAKIKKHTPKWVKKAYHKAKEIKKKIVKKVKQAGKAIVAKATRVVKKTVSVVKDAAKATGKFIVKHKDTILEVAAIGGAILAGVACTAVTAGVGAVACMVGAGALINLAKDAAQGDIHDIGDALGSMGTGALSGLAGGAGGMIASKVGTAVAGKAGTGLVGRLVTEASENGVEDVINQAVTTGRVDVKSAVLGVVPGLGGLNRKAHLGGGAGSGGGGPPAIGAASRNYSGQVPSVRGMAGAKMPPPALRVDRAQQGWSQAGRLSELEERLPAFALENRTSKTAKRAYVGALNTETGDTVMASSGGMPGCPSFCAEGNALNALGGDPSKVIFTRAVQVHSSGGKHTVKTRDVCAQCQDDYPRENFVDGVRGDADGAWGD; from the coding sequence ATGCGCCGTGTCTCGGGACGGATCGCGGTCGTCACGGCTGTCGTGTTCGGACTGTCCGTCGTCGCTCCGGTGGGCGCGGTGCGCGACCCCGAATTGCCGATCTCGTGGCTGTGGGAGTGGGTCGGCCAGCGTCCGTCGTGGGCGAAGCCCGCCCCGGCCGTACCCCAGCAGAAGCAGGGCAAGGGCGGCCGTGACGGGCAGGTCTCCGCCGAGGTGACCGACGCCGAGCGCGGAGCCGGGCGCGCGCCGAAGCCGGCGGGCGGCACCCTCGAGGCGTACCGGCCGCACGTCCCGGGCGCCGAGCGGCAGGTCACCGAGGAGACCCCGGCCGGCTTCGACGAGGCGACCAGCGAACGGGACGCGGAACGCTCGGACGCCCGCTCGGACGTCTTCGAGAACGAGGACGGCTCGCTCACCGAGAAGACCTACGGCCGGCCGGTCAACTTCAAGGCCGAGGACGGCAGTTGGCAGCCGATCGACTCCGACCTGGAGAAGCGCGCCGATGGCCGGCTGCACGTCGCCGCCAACAGCCTGGACGCCTCGGTGGCCGCCGCGGTCACCGCGTCGAAGGCCCCCGCTGCGCCGGCCGTTCCCGGCGCGACCCCGGCCCCCGAAACTCCCGCGGCGAAGCCCGCCGGTGCGAAGCTCGCCGAGTTGAAGCTGCCCACCGGCGAGAGCGTCGGCTACTGGCTGGAGGGCTCCAACGCGGTCGTCCCGGTCGTCGACGGCAGCACCGCCACGTACGCCGGGATCCTGCCGGAGACCGACCTGGAGCTGCAGACCTTCGACGCGGGCATCAAGGAGACGCTGATCCTCAAGTCGCGCTCCGCGGCCTCCTCCTGGACCTTCCCCCTCGCGCTGAACGGCCTCACCCCGCGGGTGGACAAGACCGGCGGCATCGAGCTGCGCAACGCCGCCGGCAAGGCCGTCGCCTGGCTGCCCAAGGGCTTCATGCAGGACTCCAAGGTCGACCCGCGTTCCGGCGCCCCGGCGGAGTCCACCGCCGTCAAATACCGGATCATCGACCGCAACGGGACCAAGGCGCTGCGGGTCGAGGCGGACCGGGCCTGGCTCAACGACCCCGCCCGGGTCTACCCGGTGCGGGTCGACCCGACCGCGACCACCGGTACCACCGGCGACGTCTTCGTCGACACCGACGCCAGCACCAGCCAGAACGGTGACAACCTGCCGGTCGGCACGTACAACGGGGGAACGGTCAAGGCCCGCTCGTTCATCCACCTGGACGAGTTCGACGACGACGGCTTCAAGGGCAAGCGGATCACCAAGGCCCAGCTCAAGCTCTTCCTGAGCTGGACCTACAGCTGCACCGTCGACCGGGCGTTCGACGTCCGCGCGTCCACCCAGAAGTGGGCCGTGGCCGACCTGACCAACGGCGGCTGGCCGGGGCCGACGTACTCCGCCCCGATCGGCTCGCTGACCGTCACCGACCCCGGCGCGGCCTGCACCAACACCGGCGGCGACCGGTCCAAGGGCAAGTGGGTCACGGTTCCGCTGAACGTCGCCACGTTCGACAAGTGGGCCAAGGGCGAGCCCAACTACGGCCTGGCGCTGACCGCCTCGGAGAGCGACTCCAACGCCTGGAAGCGGTTCACCTCGGCCAACTACCTCAGCGGTCAGTACAAGCCGGTGCTGGAGCTGACCTACTCCACCAACGTCGCGCCGCAGGTCGACGTGCGCTACCCGGCGAACAACGCGGTCGTTCCCACGCTGACTCCGCAGTTGCTGGTCAAGGGCCACGACTCGGACAACTGGCCGGCCAAGGGCCTGACCTACACGTACACCGTGACCAGCGCGGACGGTAAGACCACCATCGCCACGTCGCCCGCCGTGACCTCGGCGTGGACCGTGCCGGCCGGCAAGCTGAACTGGAACACGACCTATCTCTACACGGTCAAGGCGTACGACACGGTCTCGTACAGCGCGGCCACCACCTCGTACGCGTTCACCACGGCGGTGCCGCAGCCGATGGTCACCAGCGGACTCGCTCAGAACGGTGGCAAGGGCTTCGACGCGAGTACGGGTAACTACACGACCTCGGCCACCGACGCGCACGTCTCCACCGTCGGCCCGTCGCTGGCGATCACCCGTAACTACAACAGCCTGGACACCCGCCGCGACACCGCGTTCGGCGCCGGCTGGTCGAGCATCCTCGACACCCGGGCCACCCAGGTCACCGACACGGCGGGCGTGGTCCAGTCGGTGCGGGTGACCTACCCGACCGGCGAGGAGGTCGCCTTCGGGCGTGCCGGAAACGGCACCTACATCCCGCCGTCCGGGCGCTTCGCCACCTTCGCCGAGATCAAGAGCGGGACCACGCTCACCGGCTATACCCTCACCGACAAGCAGGCGACCGTCTACGCGTTCGGCCGCGGCGCCGGCAACGGCGTGTTCAAGCTGACCTCGATCACCGACGCGAACGGGCGTAGGCTCTCCGTCGAGTACGGCGCGGACGGCAACCCGGCGACGCTGACCAGCGCCTCCGGCCGAACGCTGAGGGTGGGCTGGGAGACGCCGACGGAGGCTTCGGCGCCGCACGTGGCATGGGTTGCCACGGATCCGGCCACGCCGGGCGACTGGGACACCGCCAACACGTGGAGCTACCGCTACGACGGCGACCGGCTCAGCACGGTGTGCCAGCCGGACGACTACACCAACTGCTGGAAGTACGGCTACACGACCACCTCGCAGTACCGCAACACCGTGCTCAACCTCGACCCCGAGTCGTACTGGCCGCTCGGTGACACCGGCGGCACCGCCGCCACCAGCGCGGTGCTGGCGAACGCCGGCATCGACACCGCCCGCTACAACGCCGTCACCCTCGGCCAGCCCGGCGGCCTGCCCGGCAGCACGGCGCCCGCGGCGAGCTTCAACGGCACCAGCTCGTACGTCCAGTTGCCGAGCAACCTGCTCGCGGGTGGCCAATACCAGTCGATCAGCATGTGGTTCAAGACGGCGACCCCGGGCGGCGTGCTGTTCAGCTACAACGGCGACCCGATGAGCAAGGGCACCACCACCGGTGACTACACCCCGGCGCTGTACATCGACAAGAACGGCAAGCTGCGCTCTGAGTTCTGGACCGGCTCGGCGGCCGCCGCGCTCAACTCGAACACCGTCGTCACCGACGACAAGTGGCACCACGTCGTGCTGGCCGGTGCGGGCAACTCCCAGACGCTCTACCTGGACGGGGTGGCGAAGGGCTCCCTGGCCGGCACCATCTACCTCGCCACGTCCGCGAGCGGCGCGAACATCAACATCGGCGCCGGTTACGTCGGTGGCGGCTGGCCGGACCACGTCAACACCGGCGCTTCCCCCGCGAAGGCGACCTTCTTCCAGGGCTCCATCTCGGACGTCGCGTTCTTCAACCAGACCCTCGACGCCAACCGGGCAGCCCTGCTGAACAAGGCCGGCCGCGACGAGCAGCCCGTGCTCGACGCCGTGGTCCGGCCCAGCGGCGGAGTCACCGCGCGCGTCGGCTACAACAAGACGACCGGCCGTACCGACGCCGTCATCGACGAGAACGGCGGCAACTGGAAGCTGGACCAGCCGACCGTGGCGGGAAGCAGCCGGGTGTACGCGGCCGCCGTGCTCGGCGCCCGCCCGCAGGACTACTGGCGCCTCGGCGACAGCGACGTCACCGACGCGGTCAACGAGGTCGCGGGCGGCACCGCCACGTACAGCAACGTGGCGCTGAACGTGGCAGGTCCGTTCGCCGACTCCACCGCCGCGCAGTTCAACGGTTCGTCGTCCTATGTCGAGCTGCCCGCCGAGGACGTACCGACGACGGGCCCGCACTCCGTCGAGATGTGGTTCAAGATGCCGTCCGGCAACACCAAGGGCGGCGTGCTGTTCGGCTACCAGTCCTCGGCGATCGACGAACCGGCCGGCTCGGAATGGATTCCCGCCCTGTACGTGGGCACCGACGGCAAGCTGCGCGGCCAGTTCTGGGACAGCACCGGCGTCAACCCGATGGTGACCCCGGCCGCGGTGAACGACGGCAAGTGGCACCACGTGGCGCTGACGGCGACCACCAACGCCCAGGCGATCTACCTCGACGGCGCGGTCGCCGCCGTCAAGTCCGCGACGCTCGGCGTCACCGGCGCCAACCGCGCCTACCTCGGGGCGGGCCGATGGGCGGGCGGCTGGCCCGCACACGGCACCGTCGACAACGGCTACTTCCCCGGCGCCATCGCGGAGTTCGCGTACTACCAGTCGGCGCTGACCGGCGCCCAGGTCGCCGACCACGTCGCCACGGTCAAGCGGACCGCACCGGTCGCCATGACCATGATCTCCGGGGTCGCTCAGGCCATCCCGATGCCGGTCTCCCAGGTCACCGTCACCACGCCGACCGGCGACAAGCAGGTGTCCAGCTACGACCTGGTCAACGGCAACCGGATCGTGGCCCAGACCGACGAGCTCGGCAACACCACCCGCTACGGCTACGACGTCGGCGGCTACTCCAGCATGGTGTACGACCCGAACGGTGTCCTGACCCAGACGCTGCAGGACGCCCGCGGCAACACCAAGCAGTCGATCACCTGCCAGGACCAGAGCGCCAACAAGTGCTCGTCGGTGTACTTCACCTACTTCCCGGACGCGACCAGCACCACGCTGGCGCCGAACCCCAAGAACGACCTGCTGCTCACCACGCGCGACGGCCGGTCCGCCTCGGCGACCGACGACACGTACCTGATCAGCAACACCTACGACGACAAGGGCAACCTGACCGCGGTCACGGATCCGCTCGAGCGGGTCACCCGGACCTCGTACACGGACGCGTCCACCGCCGCGGCGGACGGTGGCACCCCGCCGCCGGGCCTGCCCACCAAGGTCGTCACCCCGGGTGGGGCGGTGCAGACCGTCACCTACTACAAGTCCGGTGACGTCGCCCAGGTGACCGAGCCCAACGGCAAGATCACCAAGTTCGCGTACGACGCCCTCGGCCAGGTGCTCACCGAGACCGAGATCACGACGGACAACCCGGACGGTGTGGTCACCTCGCACACCTACGACCGGATGGGCCGTGAGGTCACCCAGACCGACCCGCCGTCCACCAACCGGGTCACCGGCGCGGTGCACACCGCCGTCGCCGCCACCCGCTACGACGTCGACGGCAACCCGGTCGAGGTCATCACTTCCGACGCCACCGGCGGCGATGCCGAGCGGGTGGAGAAGCACGCCTACAACCAGTACGGCCAGGAGGTCGGCTACACGACCCCGGGCGGCGCTACGACCACGTTCACCTACGACAGCTCGGGCCGGATGGTCGACCAGACCGGGCCCGACGGGCAGACGACCCGCAGCGAGTACGACGCCGCGGGCAACCTGCTCCGCTCGATCCTCGTCGGCTGGAAGGGCGACCCGAGCAGCCCTGAGCCGGCCCGCGACCTGGTGGTGGCCCGCAACTCGTACGATCCCGCGGGCCGGCTCGCCACCGAGACCGACGCGATGGGCTGGACCACCACCCACACGTACACGGACAACGGCCTCGAGGCCGAGGTCAGCCGCACCGACGGCACCCAGACGTTCGTCCTGACCTCCAACAGGTACGACGCGGCCGGCAACGTGATCGAGGAGTCCGCCAACAACGGCGTCACCACGGTCACCCACGAGTACGACGCCGCCGGTCGGGAGACCTCCTCGGTGATCGACCCGTCGGGCGCGAAGCGCACCACCCTCACCAGCTACAACTCCGACGACCAGATCATCGGCACCACGATGAAGGACGGCTCCGGCTCCGTCGTGGCCAAGATGGAGGCCCTGGTCGACCGGGCCGGACGGACGCTGGCGCAGACCACGTTCCTGTCCGACAAGCCTGCCCCCGTCGGGCGGTGGCGCTTCGGCAACGGATCCGCCTCCCCTGCCGCCGACACCGGCGGCAACAGCCCGGCCACCGCGCCGGGTGGGGTCACCCACAGCGATGAGCACGGCGGCTCGGCGGTCTTCGCCGGCACGAACGCGCTCCAGACGGCCGGGCCGGTCATCGACACCTCGCGCAGCTTCACCGTCTCCGCGTGGATCAAGCTGGCCGACAAGGACCGGCTCTACCGCGTGGTCTCGTCCAGCAGCGAGGAGCAGTCCCCGTTCGACCTGTCGTACGACAGGGACAGCGACCGTTGGCGCTTCATGGTCATCGGCAACGACGAGGCCAACACCGGCTCCGGCGTGGAGGCGCTCTCCACGACCGTCCCCGAGGCCGGCAGGTGGACCCACCTCACCGGCGTCTACGACGCCGCGGCCGGTGTCAACAGGCTGTACGTCGACGGCAGGCTCGAGGGCTCCCACGGGGCCAAGGCGTTCCGGGGCACCGGCCCGATGGTGATCGGCGCCGGCATGTGGAACTCCTACCTCGGCAACTACTTCAACGGTTCCGTCAGCGACGTCCAGGTCTATCAGGAAGCGCTCAGCGCCTCCGAGGCCGCCGACCTGCAGGCCGGCGCGCTGCCCACGGCGAGCGCGAAGATCAGTCGCACGAGCTACCAGTACGACCAGGACGACAACGTCATCGCGGCGACCGACCCGAACGGCAACACGTCGTACGTGTCGTACGACGAGGACGGCAACCCGGTGAAGTCGACGGCGCCGGCGGCGAAGGCGGAGACCGCCTCGGCCGGAGCCGCAATGGCCAACGCGGTCAGTTGGACCGGTTACAACACCTTCGGTGAGCCCACCGACAGCAAGGACGCCCTGGGTAACTGGTCGGTCACGTACTACGACGCGGACGGCCGTTCCACCTTGCATCGGATGCCGGCCTACACCGCGCCGGGTGCGTCCGCCGCGGTCTCCCCTGAGATCATCCGGACCTACCACCCCGGCGGTGAGCTGGCCACGGTCACCGACCCGGACGGCAACGTCACCAGCTACGAGTACGACCAGCTGGACCGGTTGACCAAGACCACCACGGCGGACGGCGGCGTCACCACGTACGCCTATGACCTGACCGGTGACCTGCTCTCGGTCACCGATCCGACCGGTGCGGTGTCCCAGGCCACCTGGGACTTCCTCGGCCGGCGGCTGACCTCGACCGACGTGGTCCGGCAGGACGCGACGGCCGCGACCACCACGTTCACCTACGGCCGCGGTGGCTGGCTCGCCGACGTCACCTCGGCGACCGGGGTCAAGACCAGCACCACGTACAACGATCTCGGCGAGCCGATCACCGTCCAGGACGGTGCCCGCAACGCCACGAAGGTGAGCTACGACGGTGCCGGCCGCGCGGTGAAGACGACGCTGCCGGACAACACCTACAGCACCACCACGTACGACCTGGGCGGCCAGGCGCTGAGCACGGCCTCGTACAGCGCCGCGGGGGAGCTGCTGCGCAGCGAGGCGACGGAGTACGACGCGGCGGGCAACGTGGTCGCCGCCATCGACGGCCGCAAGACCCGGACCACCTTCGAGTACGACGCCACCGGCATGCTGGTCAAGGAGCGGCAGCCGATCAGCGGGTCCGACGCCATCGAGACGAGCTTCGGCTACGACCTCGAGGGCAACCGGACGCGGTTCACCGACGGGCGCGGCAACGCGTTCTGGACCACGTACAACAGTTGGGGTCTGGCCGAGTCGCAGATCGAGCCGGCGACGGCGGCCCACCCGCAGGCGGCGGACCGGACTTTCACGTTCGCCTACGACAAGGCCGGCCGGGTCGCGAAGCAGCTCCTGCCGGGCGGGGTGAGCATCACCAACACCTACGACCTGATGGGTCAGCTCAAGAAGCAGTCCGGCACGGGCGCCGAGGCCGAGACCGCGGACCGCACCTTCGAGTACGACCTCGGCGGCCGGATGACGAAGTTCTCCGGCGCGTCCGGCACCAACGAGATCGCCTACGACGACCGGGACCAGCCGCGCAGCATCACCGGGCCGTCCGGCAACTCGGAGTTCCGGTACAACGGCGACGGCGCGCTCACCAGCCGCACCGATGCCGCCGGCACCACCGCGTACCAGTACGACGCCGCGGGCCGGCTGAGCAAGCTCGTCAACACCGGCAAGGGCGTCGACCAGACCTACGCGTACAACTCCATGTCGCTGGTCGACGAGATCACCTACAACGCCGGCAACACCCGCAATTTCGCGTACGACGACCTGCACCGGCTCAAGGCCGACGAGCTGAAGACGGCCGCCGGCGCCTCGGTCGCGAAGATCGAGTACGGCTGGAACGACAACGACGACCTGACGTCGAAGAAGACCACCAACTTCGGCGGCAAGACGATCACCAACACGTACGACTACGACCTCGCGGACCGGCTCACGTCGTGGAACGACGGCACCACCACCACGGCGTACGCCTATGACAAGTCCGGTAACCGGCTGCAGAACGGCAGCAAGCTGTTCACGTACGACGCCCGTAACCGCCTGCTCACCGGCGACGGCGCCATGTACAACTACACCGCCCGCGGCTCGCTGCGGTCCTCCGGACCCCAGCAGACCAAGGCCGACGCGTTCGGTCAGGTCATCACGCAGGGCGCGGTCGGCGGCACGGAGCAGACCTACCGGTACGACGGCCTCGGCCGCGTCATCCGGGACGGGTTCGCGTACTCCGGCCTCGACAACGACCTGGCCGGCGACGGCACGGCGACATGGGTCCGCGGCATCTCCAACGAGGTGATCGCGGAAAACACCGCCGGAGCGACCACCCAGACCTGGACCGACCTGCACGACGACGTGGTCGGCCAGTTCACGGCCACCGGCACGGAGCTGGCGTCGTCGACGGTCTACGACCCGCTGGGCAAGGTGATCGCCACGACGGGCTCACCCGGCAGCCTCGGCTACCAGTCGGAGTGGACCGACTCCACGACCAGCCGCGTCAACATGATGGCCCGCTGGTACAACACCGACACCGGCCAGTTCGACACCCGTGACACGGCATCGAACAACCCGGCACCCAACTCGGTGAACGCCAACCGCTACCAGTACGGCGACGCCAACCCGCTGACCGTCACCGACCCCACGGGCCACTGGGGCCTCCCCTCGTTCGTGAAGTCGGCGTGGAACGCGACGACGTCGACGGTGTCCTCGGCATGGAACTCGACGACCTCGTTCGTGTCGTCGACATACAACCGGGTCTCGTCGTACACCTCCACGGCGTGGAACACGACGAAGAGCTACGTCAAGAAGCAGGTCAAGAAGGTCAAGAAGAAGGTCCAGTCCTTCAAGCGGGCCGTGAAGAGGACCTGGAACAAGACCGTCTCGAAGGTGAAGCGTGGCTGGAACAAGGCCGTCGCCAAGATCAAGAAGCACACGCCGAAGTGGGTGAAGAAGGCCTACCACAAGGCGAAGGAAATAAAGAAGAAGATCGTCAAGAAGGTCAAGCAGGCCGGCAAGGCCATCGTCGCCAAGGCGACGCGCGTGGTCAAGAAGACGGTCAGCGTGGTCAAGGACGCGGCCAAGGCCACCGGAAAGTTCATCGTCAAACACAAGGACACCATCCTCGAGGTAGCCGCGATCGGCGGCGCAATCCTGGCCGGCGTGGCCTGCACCGCCGTCACGGCCGGAGTCGGCGCGGTGGCCTGCATGGTGGGCGCCGGCGCGCTGATCAACCTGGCCAAGGACGCGGCCCAGGGCGACATCCACGACATCGGTGACGCGCTCGGCTCCATGGGAACGGGTGCTCTGTCGGGCCTGGCCGGCGGCGCGGGCGGCATGATCGCCAGCAAGGTCGGCACCGCGGTCGCGGGAAAGGCGGGCACCGGTCTGGTGGGTCGCCTGGTCACGGAGGCGTCGGAGAACGGCGTCGAGGACGTCATCAACCAGGCGGTCACGACCGGCCGGGTGGACGTGAAGTCCGCGGTGCTGGGCGTGGTCCCCGGCTTGGGCGGGTTGAATCGCAAGGCGCACCTCGGAGGCGGCGCCGGTTCCGGTGGCGGAGGACCACCGGCGATTGGGGCTGCTAGCCGCAACTATTCCGGTCAGGTGCCGAGTGTCCGTGGCATGGCCGGGGCGAAAATGCCACCACCGGCGTTGAGGGTCGATAGGGCTCAGCAGGGTTGGTCGCAGGCGGGCAGACTGAGCGAGCTGGAAGAACGCTTGCCGGCGTTTGCGCTGGAGAACAGGACGTCGAAGACGGCCAAGAGGGCCTACGTCGGTGCTCTCAACACTGAGACCGGTGACACCGTGATGGCCTCATCCGGCGGTATGCCCGGGTGCCCGTCGTTCTGCGCGGAAGGTAACGCCCTGAATGCACTGGGCGGCGATCCCAGTAAAGTGATTTTCACAAGGGCCGTTCAGGTCCACAGCTCGGGTGGTAAGCACACGGTCAAGACAAGGGATGTCTGTGCGCAGTGCCAAGACGACTACCCGAGGGAGAACTTCGTCGACGGCGTCAGGGGCGACGCGGACGGTGCTTGGGGTGACTGA